The genomic interval CCCCCAGGGAGCGGGCGTGACCGCTTTTCCGCGTTTGCCACCCCCATATGTAGTGGCTAACGTTGCTTCGCCCCACCACCCGATGTGGTGGAGGACTCACCCGCTCCCACGCACCGCCGCGTGGCGACGCCGTTCGATCGGCCCGCGCCACCCTTTTTCTGCGCCCGCCCATGCCCGTGCTCAGCGACACCCAGATCCGCGAACAGGTCGGCATCGAGCCCTTCGCCGACGCGGCGAAGCGGCCGGGCTCGATCAGCTACGGCGTGTCCAGCTACGGCTACGACGTCCGCGTGGGCACCCTCTTCAAGATCTTCACCGCCACGCCGCCCTCGGGCCGGCAGGCCGTGGTCGATCCCAAACGCTTCAACGAGGAGTGCTTCGTCACGGTCGACACGGCCCACCACCAGGCCGACCACGTCATCGTGCCGCCGAACTCCTTCGCCCTCTGCGAGACCGTCGAGGTCTTCGACATCCCCCGCGACGTGCTGGCGATCTGCGTGGGCAAGAGCACCTACGCCCGCTGCGGGATCATCGTGAACGTCACGCCGCTGGAGCCGGAGTGGCGGGGCAAGATCACCATCGAGATCAGCAACACCACGCCGCTGCCGGCGAAGATCTACGCGAACGAGGGCATCGCCCAGCTGATCTTCCTGAAGGCGGACGACGTGTGCGCGGTGTCGTACGCCGACAAGGCCGGCAAGTACCAGGACCAGACGGGGCTCGTGCTCCCGAAGGTGGATTGAGCGGGGTCGCGCCTCTGGGGGCCACTGGGGATCGGATCTACGTGTGTTTCCTGCAGATCTTCTCATGACCGACACGCCCCTCCCCGACGACGAGCTCCGCGGGTTCCTCCGGGAGATGGTTGAGGCCCAGCAGAGCGGGAAGCACGAGCCCGTGATGGGCTTCGCCCCCGCCCGCGGCCGCCGGGTCTGGGTGAAGGCCGCCGAGGGCGGCGAAGAAACCCCGCTCTGCGAGGGCATCACGCCCAAGCAGCTCCGCGCCCTCGCCGCCGCGGGCCTGATGTCCGTGACCACGCCCCGCTCGTACTGGCGCCTCCGCCTCCGCCCCGCCGCCTTCGACGCCGTGTCCGGAACGATTTAGCCAGAAAAGGACACAGATGGACCTCAATGAAAACAGATGAACACAGATGAATACAGGTCGAGCGGGTGCGGTCTCGGATCGGCTCGCCTTCTTGCTCCCGCTCGAGCATCGAAACAAGCCGCCTGCCTGCGTCCAGCTGTGGAGCGGAACACCTCTGTCCATCTGCGTTCATCCGTGGCTCGCCTCCCTCTGATCGCGCCGCAGCACGCCTCCTGAACCGCCCCCGCCCCCGCCCCCGCCCCCGCCCCCGCACGGAATCCTCCCCCCACCCCGCTCCATGAAGATCTCCCGCCACTTCACCACCGCAGGCCGCGACGTTTTCGACGACATCGCGTGGTCCACGCGCACCAGCCGGATCTCCGGCACCGACGGCCGCGTGGTCTTCGAAATGAACGACGCCGAGGTCCCCGCCGGCTGGAGCCAGCTCGCCACCGACATCATGGTGAGCAAGTACTTCCGCAAAGCCGGCGTGCCCCAGCTCGACGAGAACGGCGAGCCGCTGGAGGACGCCGACGGCCAGCCGGTCACCGGACCCGAACGCTCGGCACGCCAGGTCATCCACCGCCTCGCCCTGTGCTGGACGACCTGGGGCCGCGAGCACGGCTACTTCGACACGGCCGAGGACGGCGACGCCTTCTACGACGAGCTCTGCCACATGATGCTCCGGCAGATGTGCGCGCCCAACTCGCCGCAGTGGTTCAACACCGGGCTCAACGCGGCGTACGGCATCCAGGGCCCGCCGCAGGGCCACTGGTACGTTGACCCGGAGACCGGCGAAGCCCGGCAGTCCGAGGACGCTTACACGCACCCGCAGCCGCACGCCTGCTTCATCCAGAGCGTCGACGACGACCTCGTGGGCGACGACGGCATCATGAGCCTGTGGACCCGCGAGGCCCGGCTGTTCAAGTACGGCTCGGGCACCGGCACCAATTTCAGCAGCATCCGCGGCGAGGACGAGCCGCTGGCCGGCGGCGGCCGCAGCTCGGGGCTGATGTCCTTCCTGAAGATCGGCGACCGCGCGGCGGGCGCCATCAAGAGCGGCGGCACCACGCGGCGTGCGGCGAAGATGTGCTGCCTGGACCTGGACCACCCCGACGTGGAGGCCTTCGTCAACTGGAAGGTCCGCGAGGAGATCAAGGTCGCCGCGCTGGTCGCCGGCATGGAGCGGCTCGCCGATCAGAAGGCCTCGCCCGACGACCCCGAGACCCTCGGCGAGACCGCGGAGCGGCTCGGCCTCCAGCTCGACTACGACTTCAACGGGGAGGCCTACGCCACCGTCTCCGGGCAGAACTCCAACAACTCGGTGCGCATCCCCAACGCCTTCTTCGAGGCCGTTGCCAACGATGCCGACTGGACGCTGACCCGCCGCACCGACGGCGAGGTCGCCAAGACGCTCGACGCCAACGCCCTCTGGGACGCCATCGGCTACGCCGCCTGGCGCTGCGCCGACCCGGGCGTGCAGTACGACACGACGATCAACGACTGGCACACCTGCCCCGAGGCCGGCCGGATCAACGCGAGCAACCCCTGCTCGGAGTACATGTTCCTGGACGACACGGCGTGCAACCTCGCGTCGTTGAATCTCCTGACGTTCTTCGACGAGGAAACCGCCACCTTCGACGCGGCGTCCTTCGAGCACGGCGTCTCGATCTGGACGATCGTGCTGGAGATCTCGGTGCTCATGGCCCAGTTCCCGAGCCGGGCGATCGCCGAGAACAGCTTCCGCTTCCGCACGCTGGGGCTGGGCTACGCCAACCTGGGCGCGATGCTCATGCGGGCCGGCATCCCCTACGACAGCGACCGCGGCCGCGCGATCGCCGGCTGCGTCACCGCGATCCTCACCGGCCGCAGCTACGCGACCTCCGCCGCGATGGCGGGCGAGCTGGGCGCGTTCCCCGCGTACGCGGAGAACCTGTCCGCAGACCCCGCGGGCGGCGGCAACATGCTCCGCGTCATCCGGAACCACCGCCGGGCCGCGTACGGGATCCCGTCCCACGCGGACGAGGCGACCAAGAGCGAGCTGGGCGACTACGAGCGGATCGGCGTGCGGCCGGTGCCCATCCAGGGGGCGGACCTCACGAGCGACCACGAGGCCTGCGGCAAGCTGAGCAACGGCGAGGACCTGCTGGCCCGGGCCCGCCGCGCCTGGGACGACGCGCTCGCGGGCGGCGAGGCCCACGGCTTCCGCAACGCCCAGGCGACCGTGCTTGCGCCCACCGGCACGATCGGGCTGCTGATGGACTGCGACACCACCGGCGTCGAGCCGGACTTCGCGCTGGTCAAGTTCAAGAAGCTCGCCGGCGGCGGGTACTTCAAGATCGTCAACCAGAGCCTCCCGCCCGCGCTCAAGTCGCTCGGCTACGGCGAGGCCCAGGTCAACGCGATCCTGCAGCACGTGCTCGGCACGCTGCACCTGGACGTGCCGCTCACGCTCGACGGCAAGACCGACAGCACGCGCAGCTTCCGCGAGTGGCTCACCGAGCGTGGCTTCACCGCCGAGGACCTCGAGAAGGTCGAGGCCGGCCTGCCAAGCGTCTTCGAATTGGGCATGGCTTTCTCGGCGTGGACGCTCGGCGACGAAGCCCTCGCGCGTGTCGGCCTGGACCCCGCCGCGGCGCAGCAGGCCGGCTTCTCCGTGCTCGAGCAGCTGGGGCTCCGCCGGAAGGACGTCGCCGCGATGAACGCCATCGTCTGCGGCACGCAGACCGTCGAGGGCGCGCCGCAGCTCAAGGACGAGCACCTCGCCGTGTTCGACTGCGCGAACACCTGCGGCCCGACCGGGGAGCGCTTCATCTCGGCCGAGGGCCACATCCGGATGATGGCCGCGGCCCAGCCCTTCCTCTCCGGGGCGATCTCCAAGACGATCAACCTCCCGCACGACGCCAGCGTGGCCGACATCCAGGACGCCTACCGCACCAGCTGGGAGCTGGGCATCAAGGCCAACGCGCTCTACCGCGACGGCTGCAAGCTGAGCCAGCCGCTGAACACCTCGTCCTCCGACGTCCAGGAGGATGCCGACGACGACGCCGACGTGCAGGAGGCCCTCGAGGAGGTTGCCGCCGGCGTCGCCGCGGCGGCCGGGGCCGCCGTGGCCGGTGCGGACGGCGAGGCGGTCGGGGGCATCGTGGAGCGGGTGGTCGAGCGTCCCCTGCGTCGCCGCCTGCCCGACACGCGGCTCTCGCGGACCCACAAGTTCAACGTCGCCGGCAACGAGGGCTACCTGACCGTCGGCCTCCACGACGACGGGAGCCCCGGCGAGCTGTTCATCACGATGGCCAAGGAGGGCTCGACCATCGGCGGCCTGATGGACACGCTGGGCACGGCCGTCTCGGTCGCGCTGCAGTACGGCGTCCCGATCGAGAGCCTGGTGACCAAGTTCAGCCACCAGCGCTTCGAGCCCGCGGGGATGACCCACAACCCCGACATCCCCTTCGCCAAGAGCCTGGTGGACTACATCTTCCGCTGGATGGGCATCGAGTTCGTCGAGGGCTACCGCGAGCAGGTCGTGCCGCGGCGGGCCGCCGCGGTGGCGGCCCCGACGCCGCCGGCCCAGCACCCCGGTGCCGCCGTGGTCGGGCGTGCGGCGGCCGCTCCGCGGAACCCGCGGACCGCCGGCGGACACGCCGCCGAACCCGCGCGGTCCGCGGACTCCACCCTCTCCGAAGCCATGAGCTCGCTGCAGAGCGACGCCCCGGCCTGCGACGGCTGCGGCTCGATCACCGTCCGCAACGGCACCTGCTACCGCTGCCTCAACTGCGGCGCCTCGATGGGCTGCAGCTGAGCCCCCCCGACCACCACGGACGTCTGGAAAGCGGGTGAACCCCGCACCACGGACGGACCGTCAGGGAAGACACACGGCACCGCCCCGGCCTCGACCCCGGGGCGGTGTTGTGCGCGGACCCCGGCCGGGACGGTCGGCCTTCTGCACGTCTTCCGGAAGCGGCCGATGTCCGGGTGCTAGGCCTCTTGCGGGATGGGGAGCACGGGAGGTCGTCGCGGCGCGGCCACCCCCCGAGGGGCGTGGCACCTGGGAATCGCGAAAGAGCGAGAGTCTCGGGTGCCACGCCGCTTGCGGGGTGGCCATTGGGGCATCGGCCGCCCGGAGGTCGACCGGATCGCATCTCAGGCGTCCATCGCGCACCGGAAGCCGCTGTTGGTCGTGCCCGAGTCCGGCGTGTTGCCGGTGCGTGCGCCGAGGCGGTAGCGGTTGCAGTAGCTGGCGTGGCAGAGGTAGCTGCCGCCTTTCTGCACGCGGTGGGTGAAGCCGCCGTGAACCACGCCCGCCCTCCCGTCGGTGCCCGGGCGGCCCCCGCGGTCGAGGTCGTCGTGGGGGACCGGCCCGATCGGGTCGGTCCGCGTCGCGTCCCGCGCCTCCGCGTGCCACACCGGGCAGAACCAGTCCGCGCACCACTCCCAGACGTTCCCGAGCAGGTTGTGGAAGCCGTACGCGTTGGGCGCGTAGGCGTCGACCGGGCACGGCCCCGCGAAGCCGTCGGCCGCCGTGTCCTCCTCCGGGAAGCGGCCCTGGAAGACGTTGCAGCGGTGCTTCCCGCGCGGCTCCAGCGTCGGTCCCCAGGGGTAACGCTGCTGGGAGGTGCCGCCGCGGGCCGCGAACTCCCACTCGGCCTCGGTCGGCAGCCGCTTCCCCGCCCACGCCGCGTACGCGGCGGCGTCGTGCCAGGAGATCTGCGTCGCCGGGTGGTTCTGCCGGTGGCGCACGCCGCTCCGCGGGCCCTCGGGATGGGCCCAGTCGGCCCCGTCCACCGCCACCCACCAGGCCGCGCCGGGCACCTGCCGCCGGGCGGTCACGCGGCGCACGAACCTCGGCGAGAGGTGCCCCTGGAAGACGAAGCTCCAGCCGAACCGCTCGGCCTCGGTGACGAAGCCGGTCTCCGCCACGAAGCGGGCGAAGGCGGCGACGGTGACCGCCGTGGCGTCGAGCCGGAACGGCGACAGCGTGACCTCGCGGACGGGCCCCTCCCCGTCCGCGGGGAATCCGTCGGGCTCGTCGGTGCCCATCAGGAAGGGCCCGCCCGGCAGCGTGATCATCCCCTCCGCCGAGCCCGCCCGAGCGGCCCGCGCGGTCGGCGGGCGGTTCGCGGCCGCGGCCGCGGGCCGGCGGGCCCCGCAGCAGGCGGGGCGGGCGGTGGGCGTCGCGGCGGGATCGGGCACGGGAGCCAGCGTAGAGGGCCTCGGGCGCTGGATTCCCTGCCGGCTGCGGTCTAGCGTCGCCGTGGCGCCGGCGAACGGATCACCGGGCCGTTTCACCCACCCGACACAAGAAGAGCCACCATGTCAGACCTCAACAACGCCACGCTTTCGAAGATCAAGAGCCTCCACCAGATCAACGTGGACTCCATCGAGGGCTGGAAGCTTGCGATCGAGGAGATCGAGCACACCGAGCTGCAGACCCTGTTCCGCGGCATCCTCCAGAACCGCGAGCAGCAGGCCGCGGAACTGGCCTCGTACCTGGAGAGCCACGGTGCCGAGGTCGACCACGACACCAGCTTCCTCTCGACGGTGCACCGGTGGTGGCTGGACGCGAAGGAGTCCATCGCCTCGAAGGACAACACCGCCGTGGTGGAGGAGGCCGATCGCGGCGAGGAGAGCATCCTCAAGAAGTACGACGATCTGGTGAACGACGAGGCCGTCCGAGCTTCGTCCCTGCACCCGGTCCTGCAGCGTCAGCACGCGCAGGTCGACGCCGACCACAACCGCGTGCACGCGATGAAGGAGCGCCTCCAGGCGGCCCGCTGAGCGGCGGGCGGCGACGCCCGAGCCTGAACCACGCCCCACGGCCGCCGCAAGGCGGCCGTGTTTTCGTGCGCGTGCCCACGGAGGCGGGGCGCCGGGCGTGGGCGCTTTTCCACCACGCAACCCGGGACACTGGAACGATTTGACCGATCTGCCTCGCCCGCGATCCGAGGGGCGGGGGCCTATGCCGGTGGAACTATCCAAAAGTTGATAGGGTGCGGCGGGGTAGATCGGGGGATCTCCTACTTCCTCTTCCCCGCGAGTCCGCCTCGCCCGCCTCCTCCCGCTCGAAGCCGATCATGACCACCGCCACCCTCCCCGACGACGCCGCGACCGCCAGCGAGTCCACCCCGAGCGCCCGCCCCCTCCGCTTCCACGCCGCCTTGTCCGCCGCCGAGCGGGCGACGCTGCGCGAGCTCCTCGCGGGGCCGTACGAGTACATGGAGGATGCGCTGTACGACGAGCCGGACGCCGAGGAGCGGATCTTCGACGCCGACGTGCCGATCGGCCGCCCGAGCACCGCCTGGTACGGCCAGCTCGCGTACGAGCCCCGTGACACGCCGCGCGGCTCGCGTGCGGAGAAGCTCCCGCTGCTCACGCCCGCCGAGGAGAAGGTCGCCTTCCTCCGCTTCAACTACTGCCGGTACCGGGCGGAGCGGGCACGCCTCGCGATCGAGGGCACGCACGTGGGGCTCCGCAAGGGCCGCGAGCTGCTGCACTGGCACCGCCAGAGCCACCACTGGCGTGAGCTCATCGCCGAGTACAACCTCGGCCTCGTGCTGGCGATGGCCCGCCGCCTGCCCTCCGGCCACGTCGACTATCCCGAGATGATCTCCGAGGGCAACATGGCCCTGCTCCGCGGCATCGACAAGTTCCGCGTCGACAAGGGCTTCAAGTTCAGCACCTACGCCTGCCGGGCCATCCTCAAGGCCTTCAGCCGCACCGGCATCAAGGCCTCGAAGATCAAGAGCCTCTTCCCGGTCGGCTTCGAGCCGGATTACGAGCGCAGCAACCACTCCGCCGAGAAGAACGCCGCGGAGGAGCGGGCCTGCGTGGAGGAGGTCCGCCGGATCTACGAAGACAACGCCGCGGACCTCTCCGAGATCGAGCTCTCCGTCGTCGAGAAGCGGTTCTCCTTCGACGACCCCGACCGCGAGAAGAACCTGACGCTGCAGCAGGTGGGCAAGATGGTCGGGCTCACCAAGGAGCGTGTCCGGCAGATCCAGATCGGGGCGATGGCCAAGATCCGCGAGACGCTGGAGGAGGAGTACCTGGAGGTCGGCCTGCGGTGAGGGCGCCGCGCGGGTGGCTCGTCGTCGCCGAAGGGCTCGCGGCCGTGCGGGCACTGGCGGCTCGGGCGGGGGTCGGAGCGCGCTGATTCCGGTCGGCTCCTCCGCCCGCGGGGTGGAGGAGCCACCTGTACCTTCCCCCCATGCCCCGCAAGCCCACGCCCGAGCCGCCCGACGGCCCGCCCAAGACCGGCCCCGTCCACGTCCTTCTCCTCGGCGCAGGGGGCCGGGAGCACGCGATCGGGTGGAAGCTCAAGCAGGCGGAGCGCTGCGGCAAGATCTGGTTTGCACCGGGCAACGGCGGCACCCGGGAGGTCGGCACCAACGTCGACCTGCCCTTCGACCCGGTCAACACCAAGAACGTCGACGCCATCGACCGCTTCTGCCGGGAGAACGGCATCGGCCTCGTCGTGATCGGGCCCGAGGATCCGCTGTGCGCCGGCCTCGCCGACCGCCTCGCGGCCCCCGGCCGCGCCGTCTTCGGACCCGTGGCCGAGGCCGCGAAGCTCGAGGGCGACAAGGCGTGGGCGAAGGACCTCATGCGGGGGGCGCTCATCCCCACGGCCGACTCCCGCACCTTCACCCGCCACGAGCCCGCCCGCGCCTACGCCGAGGCCCGCGAGACGCCGGTGGTCGTGAAGGCCGCCGGCCTCGCCAAGGGCAAGGGGGTCCTGGTCACCCGCTCGGCCGAGGAGGCGGTTGCCGCCGTCGACGACCTCATGCTCAAGAAGAGCTTCGGCGGGGCCGGCGAGACCGTCATCATCGAGGAGCGCTTGGCCGGCCAAGAGGTCTCCGTGCTCGCGCTCGTCGACGGCCAGAACCTCCGCGTGCTCGACCCCGCCCAGGACCACAAGGCCGTCGGCGAGGGCGACACCGGGCCGAACACCGGCGGCATGGGCGCCTACTGCCCCACCCCGGTGCTCGACGAGAAGACCCTCCGGGTCATCGAGCGTGAGGTGCTCGTCCGCGCCGTCGACGCGCTGCGGCGGGGCGGCGTCGCCTTCCGCGGCGTGCTCTACGCCGGGATGATGCTCACCGCCGGCGGGCCCAAGACCCTCGAGTTCAACACCCGCTTCGGCGATCCGGAGACCCAGCCGCTCATGATGCGCCTCCGGGGCGATCTCCTGGAGCTCATGCTCGCCACCTGCGCCGGCACCCTCGACCAGGTGCCGCTGGACTGGGACCCGCGCGTGTGCGTGGGCGTCGTCGTCTGCGCCGGCGGCTACCCCGGCGCGTACCGCAAGGACGACCCCGTCGGCGGCATCGACGAGGCCGAGGAGGACCCGGACGTCAAGGTGTTCCACGCCGGCACGAGGATCGATCGCGACGGCCTCCTGGTGACCGCGGGCGGCCGCGTGCTCTGCGTCTGCGCCCTCGCCGACGACCTCGCCACCGCGCGGGAGAAGGCCAACGCCGCCGCCGCGAAGATCCGCTTCCCCGGGGCGTTCTTCCGTCGCGACATCGGCGGCAGGGTTTCCTGAGGCGCGGGCCGGCCGGGCTCGTACCGTCCGGCATGCCCGAGGACCTCCACCTGCCGATGAGGACCTTCCTGCTGCCGGGGATCGCTTCGGACGCGGAGCTGCTGGAGCCGCAGGCGAAGCGGCTGGGCCCGGGGCTGGTGGTGCCGCCGTGGATCGAGCCCGAGGGCAAGCACGAGGCGCTGGCGCACTACGCGGGGCGCTTCGCGGAGGGCCTGGAACTCCCCGCGGACGGCGGGCCGTACGCGCTGGGCGGGGTTTCGTTCGGCGGGATGCTGTCGCTGGAGCTGGCGAGGATCCTCGACCCGCAGCCGGCGTGCGTGGTGCTGATCAGCTCGGCGCGGAGCGGCGATGCGATCCCGCGGTCGCTGTGGTACTGGGAGAAGATGGCGGCGATCCTGGACCCTTGGTGGATGAAGGAGCTGTCGCGGGGCATCGCGCAGCCGCTCACGTGGGGCGGCGGCGAGGCGGCGGCGTCGGCGGAGCGGTTCCGGGCGATGGTCGGGCGGCTGAGCCCGGCGTTCTTCCAGTGGTCGGTGGAGGCGTGCGTGTCGTGGGAGGGGCCGGGCCCGCTGACGGAGTTTTTCCCGCCGATCGCGCAGATCCACGGCAGCGACGACGCCGTGGTGCGCTGCGTGCCAGAGCAGTGCGACGAGGTGGTGGAGGGGGCGGGGCACCTCATGAACCTCACCCACGAGAGAACGGTGAACCGGTTCGTGTTCGAGGCGGTGAACCGGCGGATCGGCCGCCGTTGAAGGGCCACCGCGTGCGGGGCCGCACCCGCCGGAGGGCGTTGGAGGGCGGTGGATCGCCGCGCGATCCGGGCGCCCGCTTGCGAAGCTTCAGCGGCGGACGGCCTCCTCGTAGGCCTCGACGACCCGCTCGGCGGCGCCCTCCCAGGTCAGCCCGCGGACCTGCACGCTCGCGTGGGCGCGGAGGGTGGCCCCCAGCGTCGGGTGGTTGAGGACGGCGAGGATCTGGTTGGCGAGCTCTTCGGTGTCCCAAAAGTCGACCTTCAGGGCGTGGTCGAGCACCTCCGACACGCCGCTCTGCTTGGACACGATCACCGGCACGCCGCGCTGGATGGCGTCCAGCGGGGCGATGCCGAAGGGCTCGGAAACCGACGGCATGACGTAGACGTCGGCGCGGTCGTACACGGCTTTGACGTCGTCCCCCTTGAGGAAGCCGGTGAACACGAAGCGGTCGGCGATGCCGCTTTCCTGCACGCGGGCCATCGTCTCGCCGAGGCGGTCGCCGCTGCCGGCGACGACGAAGGTGGTGTCGGGACGCTTCTCGAGCACGGCCCTCGCGGCGTCGAGGAAGTAGCCGGGCCCCTTCTGCGCGGTCAGGCGGCCCAGGAAGAGCACGACGCGGTCGTCGGGGGCGATGCCGGCGGTGCACGCGGGGGCGTCGTCGTCTCCGTCGGTCCGGCTCCGGCCGTCGGCGGGCGAGGCGGCGTTGTGGACCACCCGGATGCGGGCCGGATCGACGCCGTAACGCCGCTCCAGCGCCTCACGCGTGCGCCGGGAGACGGCGAGCACGCGGGCGGCGCGGGAGAGGCCGATCCGCTCGATGTCGCGGACCGGGCCCGGGGCGTCGTCGCCCCCGGAGCGGTCGAACGCGGTGCTGTGCACGTGGGCGATCAGCGGGAGGCCCAGCGCATCGGCGACGGCGACCCCGGCGGGGAAAGTCGTCCAGTCGTGGGCGTGCACGGCGTCGAAACCGGGCTCGCCGGCGGCGGCGGCCTCTTCGGCGAGGCGGGAGGCGAGCTCGACGCAGGCGTCGGCGTAGCGGCGGGTCTGCCGGACGATCTCGGGGTCGCGGGCGGGGCCGGGTGCGCCGTCGGATTCGCCGGTTGGGCCGGCGGGACCGGCGTTCCCGGGGAGGTCCACGGCGGCGGCGCCTCCCCGGCCGGCGGCGCCCGGCGCGGAGGCGGAGGCGGTGCCGCCCCAGAGGCGACCACCGGCCTCGCCGGCGACGGTGCCCGCGCCGTCGGCCGGGCCCGAGGCGGTGTAGGCGGAGGGCAGGGGCGCATCGACACGCTCGACCGTGAGGCCGTAGGGCGCCTCGCGGCCGGCGGCGGCGGGCTCGCCGGCGGACGCGGGTCGGGGGACGCGCGGCGAGGAAGCGGCGGCCCGGCTGCGGGCGGCGCCGGCGTCGGCGAGGGCGGCGTCGGCAACCCGCAAGTCCGCCGCGGCGGCGTCGGGCGCGGGAGGTTCGGGAGCGTCGTCGCGGTCCGGCGCGGCGGCGGTCAGCACCGGGCCGCCGGGCCTGCCG from Phycisphaera mikurensis NBRC 102666 carries:
- the dcd gene encoding dCTP deaminase, with amino-acid sequence MPVLSDTQIREQVGIEPFADAAKRPGSISYGVSSYGYDVRVGTLFKIFTATPPSGRQAVVDPKRFNEECFVTVDTAHHQADHVIVPPNSFALCETVEVFDIPRDVLAICVGKSTYARCGIIVNVTPLEPEWRGKITIEISNTTPLPAKIYANEGIAQLIFLKADDVCAVSYADKAGKYQDQTGLVLPKVD
- a CDS encoding adenosylcobalamin-dependent ribonucleoside-diphosphate reductase, whose product is MKISRHFTTAGRDVFDDIAWSTRTSRISGTDGRVVFEMNDAEVPAGWSQLATDIMVSKYFRKAGVPQLDENGEPLEDADGQPVTGPERSARQVIHRLALCWTTWGREHGYFDTAEDGDAFYDELCHMMLRQMCAPNSPQWFNTGLNAAYGIQGPPQGHWYVDPETGEARQSEDAYTHPQPHACFIQSVDDDLVGDDGIMSLWTREARLFKYGSGTGTNFSSIRGEDEPLAGGGRSSGLMSFLKIGDRAAGAIKSGGTTRRAAKMCCLDLDHPDVEAFVNWKVREEIKVAALVAGMERLADQKASPDDPETLGETAERLGLQLDYDFNGEAYATVSGQNSNNSVRIPNAFFEAVANDADWTLTRRTDGEVAKTLDANALWDAIGYAAWRCADPGVQYDTTINDWHTCPEAGRINASNPCSEYMFLDDTACNLASLNLLTFFDEETATFDAASFEHGVSIWTIVLEISVLMAQFPSRAIAENSFRFRTLGLGYANLGAMLMRAGIPYDSDRGRAIAGCVTAILTGRSYATSAAMAGELGAFPAYAENLSADPAGGGNMLRVIRNHRRAAYGIPSHADEATKSELGDYERIGVRPVPIQGADLTSDHEACGKLSNGEDLLARARRAWDDALAGGEAHGFRNAQATVLAPTGTIGLLMDCDTTGVEPDFALVKFKKLAGGGYFKIVNQSLPPALKSLGYGEAQVNAILQHVLGTLHLDVPLTLDGKTDSTRSFREWLTERGFTAEDLEKVEAGLPSVFELGMAFSAWTLGDEALARVGLDPAAAQQAGFSVLEQLGLRRKDVAAMNAIVCGTQTVEGAPQLKDEHLAVFDCANTCGPTGERFISAEGHIRMMAAAQPFLSGAISKTINLPHDASVADIQDAYRTSWELGIKANALYRDGCKLSQPLNTSSSDVQEDADDDADVQEALEEVAAGVAAAAGAAVAGADGEAVGGIVERVVERPLRRRLPDTRLSRTHKFNVAGNEGYLTVGLHDDGSPGELFITMAKEGSTIGGLMDTLGTAVSVALQYGVPIESLVTKFSHQRFEPAGMTHNPDIPFAKSLVDYIFRWMGIEFVEGYREQVVPRRAAAVAAPTPPAQHPGAAVVGRAAAAPRNPRTAGGHAAEPARSADSTLSEAMSSLQSDAPACDGCGSITVRNGTCYRCLNCGASMGCS
- a CDS encoding SUMF1/EgtB/PvdO family nonheme iron enzyme — encoded protein: MPDPAATPTARPACCGARRPAAAAANRPPTARAARAGSAEGMITLPGGPFLMGTDEPDGFPADGEGPVREVTLSPFRLDATAVTVAAFARFVAETGFVTEAERFGWSFVFQGHLSPRFVRRVTARRQVPGAAWWVAVDGADWAHPEGPRSGVRHRQNHPATQISWHDAAAYAAWAGKRLPTEAEWEFAARGGTSQQRYPWGPTLEPRGKHRCNVFQGRFPEEDTAADGFAGPCPVDAYAPNAYGFHNLLGNVWEWCADWFCPVWHAEARDATRTDPIGPVPHDDLDRGGRPGTDGRAGVVHGGFTHRVQKGGSYLCHASYCNRYRLGARTGNTPDSGTTNSGFRCAMDA
- a CDS encoding ferritin-like domain-containing protein; this translates as MSDLNNATLSKIKSLHQINVDSIEGWKLAIEEIEHTELQTLFRGILQNREQQAAELASYLESHGAEVDHDTSFLSTVHRWWLDAKESIASKDNTAVVEEADRGEESILKKYDDLVNDEAVRASSLHPVLQRQHAQVDADHNRVHAMKERLQAAR
- a CDS encoding sigma-70 family RNA polymerase sigma factor codes for the protein MTTATLPDDAATASESTPSARPLRFHAALSAAERATLRELLAGPYEYMEDALYDEPDAEERIFDADVPIGRPSTAWYGQLAYEPRDTPRGSRAEKLPLLTPAEEKVAFLRFNYCRYRAERARLAIEGTHVGLRKGRELLHWHRQSHHWRELIAEYNLGLVLAMARRLPSGHVDYPEMISEGNMALLRGIDKFRVDKGFKFSTYACRAILKAFSRTGIKASKIKSLFPVGFEPDYERSNHSAEKNAAEERACVEEVRRIYEDNAADLSEIELSVVEKRFSFDDPDREKNLTLQQVGKMVGLTKERVRQIQIGAMAKIRETLEEEYLEVGLR
- the purD gene encoding phosphoribosylamine--glycine ligase, which translates into the protein MPRKPTPEPPDGPPKTGPVHVLLLGAGGREHAIGWKLKQAERCGKIWFAPGNGGTREVGTNVDLPFDPVNTKNVDAIDRFCRENGIGLVVIGPEDPLCAGLADRLAAPGRAVFGPVAEAAKLEGDKAWAKDLMRGALIPTADSRTFTRHEPARAYAEARETPVVVKAAGLAKGKGVLVTRSAEEAVAAVDDLMLKKSFGGAGETVIIEERLAGQEVSVLALVDGQNLRVLDPAQDHKAVGEGDTGPNTGGMGAYCPTPVLDEKTLRVIEREVLVRAVDALRRGGVAFRGVLYAGMMLTAGGPKTLEFNTRFGDPETQPLMMRLRGDLLELMLATCAGTLDQVPLDWDPRVCVGVVVCAGGYPGAYRKDDPVGGIDEAEEDPDVKVFHAGTRIDRDGLLVTAGGRVLCVCALADDLATAREKANAAAAKIRFPGAFFRRDIGGRVS
- a CDS encoding alpha/beta fold hydrolase encodes the protein MPEDLHLPMRTFLLPGIASDAELLEPQAKRLGPGLVVPPWIEPEGKHEALAHYAGRFAEGLELPADGGPYALGGVSFGGMLSLELARILDPQPACVVLISSARSGDAIPRSLWYWEKMAAILDPWWMKELSRGIAQPLTWGGGEAAASAERFRAMVGRLSPAFFQWSVEACVSWEGPGPLTEFFPPIAQIHGSDDAVVRCVPEQCDEVVEGAGHLMNLTHERTVNRFVFEAVNRRIGRR
- a CDS encoding glycosyltransferase family 4 protein encodes the protein MRVLMLGWEFPPHLSGGIGTACEGLTRALTHAGVAVTFVLPEHAAEVGRPGGPVLTAAAPDRDDAPEPPAPDAAAADLRVADAALADAGAARSRAAASSPRVPRPASAGEPAAAGREAPYGLTVERVDAPLPSAYTASGPADGAGTVAGEAGGRLWGGTASASAPGAAGRGGAAAVDLPGNAGPAGPTGESDGAPGPARDPEIVRQTRRYADACVELASRLAEEAAAAGEPGFDAVHAHDWTTFPAGVAVADALGLPLIAHVHSTAFDRSGGDDAPGPVRDIERIGLSRAARVLAVSRRTREALERRYGVDPARIRVVHNAASPADGRSRTDGDDDAPACTAGIAPDDRVVLFLGRLTAQKGPGYFLDAARAVLEKRPDTTFVVAGSGDRLGETMARVQESGIADRFVFTGFLKGDDVKAVYDRADVYVMPSVSEPFGIAPLDAIQRGVPVIVSKQSGVSEVLDHALKVDFWDTEELANQILAVLNHPTLGATLRAHASVQVRGLTWEGAAERVVEAYEEAVRR